The following proteins come from a genomic window of Triticum aestivum cultivar Chinese Spring chromosome 6A, IWGSC CS RefSeq v2.1, whole genome shotgun sequence:
- the LOC123128309 gene encoding uncharacterized protein, whose product MDPQTFVRLSVGQLGLRLPGASARKACHCEIRLRGFPVQLAPVPLENSSEFHLDPHANAAVFSLDEPGLKALPTSRWFRAPEPPCLEIVVYASRRDGGGHCVGLKRRLVGAVRVDVGPEWRDGKPVLLRHGWTGIGRAAELHVRVRVEADPRYVFRFEDEVALNPQVVQLHGGASQPIFSCKFIRDVRRASQPDHLGGQYWSSSGSGVEKEMEMAGRRRERKGWKVAIHDLSGSAVAAAFMATPFVPATGRDTVARSNPGAWLIVRADTTGSSESWQPWGRLEAWRECAAPAGGKDAVCLRLHLLPERRDACVLVSEMPLSCDKGGEFSIDMDRQSVLPEDAVASETPSASSYCAASMGESCAGGGFVMSCSVQGEAATGSRPPLVHLAARHVMCMEDAAMFLALAAAVDLSVKACRPFRSRTAAAKKKTVAGSSSPDPLELDT is encoded by the exons ATGGATCCCCAGACATTTGTGAGGCTCTCAGTCGGGCAGCTTGGCCTGAGGCTCCCCGGCGCAAGCGCCAGAAAGGCTTGCCACTGCGAGATCCGGCTCCGAGGCTTCCCGGTTCAGTTAGCTCCGGTGCCTCTGGAAAATTCTTCAGAGTTCCACCTTGACCCGCACGCCAACGCGGCGGTCTTCTCCCTGGACGAGCCCGGCCTCAAGGCGCTGCCGACGTCGAGGTGGTTCCGAGCCCCGGAGCCGCCGTGCCTCGAGATCGTTGTGTACGCGAGCAGGCGCGACGGCGGCGGGCACTGCGTCGGGTTGAAGCGGCGGCTGGTCGGGGCGGTCAGGGTGGACGTCGGGCCGGAGTGGCGCGACGGCAAGCCTGTGCTGCTTCGCCACGGCTGGACGGGCATCGGCAGGGCGGCGGAGCTGCACGTGCGAGTGAGGGTGGAGGCTGACCCTCGGTACGTGTTCCGGTTCGAGGACGAGGTCGCGCTGAACCCGCAGGTGGTGCAGCTCCATGGCGGCGCCAGCCAGCCCATCTTTAGCTGCAAGTTCATCCGCGACGTGAGGCG GGCGTCGCAGCCGGATCATTTGGGCGGGCAGTACTGGTCGAGCTCCGGAAGCGGcgtggagaaggagatggagatggcggggaggaggagggagaggaagggcTGGAAAGTGGCGATCCACGACCTGTCCGGCTCCGCCGTGGCCGCGGCGTTCATGGCCACGCCGTTCGTGCCGGCGACGGGCCGCGACACGGTGGCGCGGTCCAACCCAGGCGCGTGGCTCATCGTCCGCGCCGACACGACGGGGTCGTCGGAGAGCTGGCAGCCGTGGGGCCGGCTGGAGGCGTGGCGGGAGTGCGCCGCGCCGGCGGGCGGCAAGGACGCCGTGTGCCTCCGGCTGCATCTTCTCCCGGAGCGGCGGGACGCGTGCGTGCTCGTGTCCGAGATGCCTCTGAGCTGCGACAAGGGCGGGGAGTTCTCCATCGACATGGACAGACAGTCGGTCCTCCCGGAGGACGCGGTGGCGTCGGAGACGCCGTCGGCGTCGTCGTACTGCGCGGCGAGCATGGGGGAGTCGTGCGCGGGCGGCGGGTTCGTGATGAGCTGCAGCGTgcagggcgaggcggcgacggGCAGCAGGCCGCCGCTGGTGCACCTCGCCGCGCGGCACGTCATGTGCATGGAAGACGCAGCCATGTTCCTCGCGCTCGCGGCCGCCGTCGACCTCAGCGTCAAGGCGTGCCGGCCGTTCCGGAGCAGGACGGCGGCGGCCAAGAAGAAGACGGTCGCTGGCTCCTCTTCCCCCGATCCCCTGGAGCTCGACACGTAG